A DNA window from Bradyrhizobium sp. CCBAU 53421 contains the following coding sequences:
- a CDS encoding alpha/beta fold hydrolase, with translation MSTENRSPDSSASDMSEAASRNTLALNPLVGIQGQDLVEGAGILFKAVINEPKVATEQWLSFVSELGSIAAGKSERAPKAGDKRFADPTWKESSLHSGLLKAYLAWGEAVNGLVDKTSLSDIDKQRAHLITDILIDAVAPTNTMLTNPAAVRKFIDTGGQSLWSGLKNYIGDLTQNRGMPSMVDMNAFKVGENLATTPGAVIFRNELLELIQYTPTTPTVRKRPLLITPPQINKYYALDLSPDKSMVRFLLESGIQVFAVSWRNPTAAHRDWGLDTYVAALDEAVDAAREISGSEDISMMGSCSGGITSTAYFATLGSAAEKKIKNLVLAVCLLDPNSAEESAFGCLMTPETMRAAKATSQLRGIVDGHDLARMFAWMRPNDLIWNYWVNNYLLGNQPPAFDILYWNADTTRLPAALHGDYLDLYFSNPFVNAGKLKLNDKTIDMSKVKADSYVVAGVTDHITPWKGVYKTAQIMGEGTTFVLSNSGHLQSLLNPPSNPKASFMIGPISDDKPDAFMASAEKRKGSWWLDWRDWLQARSGDEVPAPATLGSARYPSLGAAPGTYVFD, from the coding sequence ATGAGCACGGAAAATCGCAGTCCGGATTCCTCGGCATCCGACATGTCCGAGGCGGCATCCAGGAATACGCTGGCACTCAATCCGTTGGTCGGCATCCAGGGCCAGGATCTCGTCGAGGGGGCCGGGATCCTGTTCAAGGCGGTCATCAACGAGCCGAAGGTCGCGACCGAGCAGTGGCTGTCGTTCGTCAGCGAGCTCGGCTCGATTGCCGCCGGCAAGTCCGAGCGGGCGCCGAAGGCCGGCGACAAGCGGTTTGCCGATCCGACCTGGAAGGAGAGCTCGCTGCACTCCGGCCTGCTCAAGGCCTATCTGGCGTGGGGCGAGGCGGTGAACGGTCTGGTCGACAAGACCAGCCTCAGCGACATCGACAAGCAGCGCGCGCATCTGATCACGGACATCCTGATCGATGCGGTCGCGCCGACCAACACCATGCTCACCAACCCGGCGGCGGTCCGCAAGTTCATCGATACCGGCGGACAGAGCCTGTGGAGCGGGCTGAAGAACTATATCGGCGACCTGACGCAGAATCGCGGCATGCCGTCGATGGTCGACATGAACGCCTTCAAGGTCGGCGAGAACCTCGCGACCACGCCGGGGGCGGTGATCTTCCGCAACGAATTGCTCGAGCTGATCCAGTACACCCCGACCACGCCGACGGTCAGGAAGCGGCCGCTGCTGATCACGCCGCCGCAGATCAACAAGTACTACGCGCTCGATCTCTCGCCGGACAAGAGCATGGTTCGCTTCCTGCTGGAGAGCGGCATCCAGGTCTTCGCGGTGAGCTGGCGCAACCCGACCGCGGCGCACCGCGACTGGGGGCTCGACACCTATGTCGCGGCGCTCGACGAAGCCGTCGATGCGGCGCGCGAGATCTCCGGCAGCGAAGACATCTCGATGATGGGGTCTTGCTCCGGCGGCATCACCTCGACCGCCTATTTCGCGACGCTGGGCAGCGCCGCCGAGAAGAAGATCAAGAATTTGGTTCTGGCGGTCTGCCTGCTCGATCCCAACTCGGCCGAAGAGAGTGCGTTCGGCTGCCTGATGACGCCGGAGACCATGCGCGCGGCCAAGGCGACCTCGCAGTTGCGCGGCATCGTCGACGGCCACGACCTGGCGCGGATGTTCGCCTGGATGCGGCCCAACGACCTGATCTGGAACTACTGGGTCAACAACTATCTGCTCGGCAACCAGCCGCCGGCGTTCGACATTCTCTATTGGAACGCCGACACGACCCGCCTGCCGGCGGCGCTGCACGGCGATTATCTCGATCTCTATTTCTCCAACCCGTTCGTCAACGCCGGCAAGCTTAAGCTCAACGACAAGACGATCGACATGAGCAAGGTCAAGGCCGACAGCTACGTCGTCGCAGGGGTGACCGACCACATCACGCCGTGGAAGGGCGTCTACAAGACCGCCCAGATCATGGGTGAAGGCACCACCTTCGTGCTGTCGAACAGCGGACATCTGCAGAGCCTGCTCAATCCGCCGAGCAATCCGAAGGCGTCCTTCATGATCGGGCCGATCTCCGACGACAAGCCCGATGCGTTCATGGCCTCGGCCGAGAAGCGCAAGGGCAGCTGGTGGCTCGACTGGCGCGACTGGCTACAGGCCCGCTCGGGCGACGAGGTGCCGGCACCTGCCACGCTCGGCAGCGCTCGCTATCCATCCCTTGGCGC
- a CDS encoding MaoC family dehydratase, translating into MSNLTLAGLGEHVGKELGLSDWVAIDQQRIDNFASCTGDHQWIHVDVERAKRESPFRGPIAHGYLTLAMVAPLAMQVGIIPRDAAAGLNYGVDKVRFLAPVPAGARVRLRVVLSGIEPRDGGQVIMKTLNTLEVEGSEKPALIAETLALLIPAAGAKQ; encoded by the coding sequence ATGAGCAACCTCACCCTGGCCGGCCTCGGCGAACACGTCGGAAAGGAGCTCGGGCTTTCCGACTGGGTCGCGATCGACCAGCAGCGCATCGACAATTTTGCGTCCTGCACCGGCGATCATCAATGGATCCACGTCGACGTCGAACGCGCCAAGCGCGAGAGCCCGTTCCGCGGCCCGATCGCGCATGGTTACCTGACGCTGGCGATGGTGGCGCCGCTGGCGATGCAGGTCGGCATCATTCCGCGCGATGCCGCCGCCGGGCTGAACTACGGCGTCGACAAGGTCCGTTTCCTGGCGCCGGTGCCAGCGGGCGCGCGGGTGCGGCTGCGGGTCGTGCTGTCCGGCATCGAGCCGAGGGACGGTGGCCAGGTGATCATGAAGACCCTGAACACGCTGGAGGTCGAAGGATCGGAGAAGCCGGCGCTGATCGCCGAGACGCTGGCGCTTCTGATTCCCGCAGCGGGAGCCAAGCAATGA
- a CDS encoding fatty acid--CoA ligase, which produces MVGRLIQTAQSAYHYPLIFKQLWHTPRVQAPDQEIVYRDLKRQTYRQTRERIGRLASALSKAGVEPGDTVGVLEWDSHRFLEAFFAIPMMGAVLQTVNVRLSPEQIAYTIDHAGASTLLVNDEFVGLLEGIKAQLPKVKRMIVISDKPSPQTGSLPFIGEYESLLAAASPDYDFPDFDENTQATTFYTTGTTGLPKGVYYSHRQLVLHTIAGLALFGMAGSQGRFSRDDVYMPITPMFHVHAWGFPWSATLAGTKQVYPGRYEPAMLVKLIKSEGVTFTHGVPTILQMLLNAAAAAKVDLNGLKMVIGGSALPKALAKQAMEAGIDIFAGYGMSETGPLAAVSHVQSRDLSGDPDGEVEFRTRAGMAGPLVDLRIVDPDMKDVPHDGKSAGEIVLRAPWLTQGYFNNPEGSEQLWEGGYLHTSDIAVVTPGGYVHITDRIKDVIKTGGEWVSSLQIEDLISQCAGVAEAAVIGVKDDKWGERPLALVVKKPAGADDLSDEAIKDHLKVFADKGVISKYGIPGKILFIDSIPKTSVGKINKKELREQYGDM; this is translated from the coding sequence ATGGTTGGAAGGCTGATTCAGACTGCCCAATCCGCCTATCACTATCCGCTCATCTTCAAGCAGCTTTGGCACACGCCGCGCGTGCAGGCGCCGGATCAGGAGATCGTCTATCGCGATCTCAAGCGCCAGACCTATCGACAGACCAGAGAGCGGATCGGCCGCCTCGCCTCGGCGCTCAGCAAGGCAGGCGTCGAGCCCGGCGACACCGTCGGCGTGCTCGAATGGGACAGCCATCGCTTCCTCGAAGCGTTCTTCGCGATCCCGATGATGGGCGCCGTGCTGCAGACGGTGAATGTCCGCCTGTCGCCGGAGCAGATCGCCTACACGATCGATCACGCCGGCGCATCGACGCTGCTGGTCAACGACGAATTCGTCGGATTGCTCGAAGGCATCAAGGCGCAGTTGCCCAAGGTCAAGCGGATGATCGTGATCTCGGACAAGCCGTCGCCGCAGACCGGCAGCCTGCCCTTCATCGGCGAGTATGAGAGCCTGCTTGCGGCAGCTTCACCCGATTACGACTTTCCCGATTTCGACGAGAACACCCAGGCCACCACCTTCTACACCACCGGGACCACCGGTCTGCCCAAGGGCGTCTATTACAGCCACCGCCAGCTCGTGCTGCACACGATCGCCGGTCTCGCGCTGTTCGGCATGGCCGGCTCGCAGGGCCGCTTCTCGCGCGACGATGTCTACATGCCGATCACGCCGATGTTCCACGTCCACGCATGGGGCTTCCCGTGGTCGGCGACGCTGGCCGGCACCAAGCAGGTCTATCCCGGCCGCTACGAGCCGGCGATGCTGGTCAAGCTGATCAAGAGCGAAGGCGTCACCTTCACCCACGGCGTGCCGACCATCCTGCAGATGCTGCTCAATGCCGCCGCCGCCGCCAAGGTCGATCTCAACGGCCTCAAGATGGTGATCGGCGGCTCGGCGTTGCCGAAGGCGCTGGCCAAGCAGGCGATGGAGGCCGGCATCGACATCTTCGCAGGCTACGGCATGTCGGAGACCGGTCCGCTTGCCGCGGTCTCCCATGTCCAGTCCAGGGATCTCAGCGGCGATCCCGACGGCGAGGTCGAATTCCGCACCCGCGCGGGCATGGCCGGCCCGCTGGTCGATCTGCGCATCGTCGATCCCGACATGAAGGACGTGCCGCATGACGGCAAGTCCGCCGGCGAGATCGTGCTGCGGGCGCCGTGGCTCACCCAGGGCTACTTCAACAATCCCGAAGGCTCGGAGCAGCTCTGGGAGGGCGGCTATCTGCACACCAGCGATATCGCCGTGGTCACCCCGGGCGGCTACGTCCACATCACCGACCGGATCAAGGACGTGATCAAGACCGGCGGCGAATGGGTGTCCTCGCTGCAGATTGAGGATCTGATCTCGCAATGCGCCGGCGTGGCCGAGGCCGCGGTGATCGGCGTCAAGGACGACAAATGGGGCGAGCGGCCGCTCGCGCTCGTGGTCAAGAAGCCGGCCGGCGCCGACGACCTCAGCGACGAGGCCATCAAGGACCATCTCAAGGTGTTCGCCGACAAGGGCGTGATCTCGAAATACGGCATCCCCGGCAAGATCCTGTTCATCGACAGCATTCCCAAGACCAGCGTCGGCAAGATCAACAAGAAGGAGCTGCGCGAGCAGTACGGCGACATGTGA
- a CDS encoding AraC family transcriptional regulator gives MQPTTRLKRPAGSRNDILTVGTGDKVYETTKLGAVFDMLAGAGVPADAILRDTKIPLADVHSPQARISLTQLMTVCQNALRLSTDRHLPYRIGASIHISTYGMYGYALLCCPDFRKAMEFAMRYHALAAPLAAIEFTEDKAHARWTIEPNLHALADSALYRFVAEMQIGIHISLMRDIMGPGFAPHEITLAYPQAQDFELPPDHVGCPVRFDQPANQIVFKAQWLDRSADLGNKTTYPTIVALCDNLLGDLRLRTGVAGKIRAILLRDIANPPTFEAIAKLLGVNERSLRRQLRQQGFSFRGLHDELRTQIALKYLRNTTLANEDIALALGFSDAANFRRAFHRWTNKAPSDIRGE, from the coding sequence TTGCAACCAACCACGCGACTGAAGAGGCCTGCGGGCTCCCGCAACGACATCCTGACCGTCGGCACCGGCGACAAGGTCTATGAGACGACCAAGCTTGGCGCCGTGTTCGACATGCTGGCCGGCGCCGGCGTCCCTGCCGACGCCATCCTGCGCGACACCAAGATTCCGCTCGCCGACGTCCACTCGCCGCAGGCGCGGATTTCGCTGACGCAGTTGATGACGGTTTGTCAAAACGCACTGCGCCTGTCGACCGACCGTCATTTGCCGTATCGCATCGGCGCATCGATCCACATCTCGACATACGGAATGTACGGCTATGCGCTGCTGTGCTGCCCGGACTTTCGCAAGGCAATGGAATTCGCGATGCGCTACCACGCGCTCGCCGCGCCGCTGGCTGCGATCGAATTCACCGAGGACAAGGCCCATGCGAGATGGACCATCGAGCCCAATCTGCACGCGCTGGCCGATTCCGCGCTTTACCGGTTCGTCGCCGAGATGCAGATCGGCATCCATATTTCGCTGATGCGCGACATCATGGGGCCGGGCTTCGCTCCCCATGAAATCACCCTCGCCTATCCGCAAGCGCAGGACTTCGAGCTTCCGCCCGATCATGTCGGTTGCCCGGTGCGCTTCGATCAGCCCGCCAACCAGATCGTCTTCAAGGCGCAATGGCTGGACCGGAGCGCGGACCTCGGTAACAAGACGACGTATCCGACCATCGTCGCGCTGTGCGACAACCTGCTCGGCGACTTGAGACTACGGACCGGCGTTGCCGGAAAAATCCGCGCCATCCTGCTTCGCGACATCGCCAATCCCCCGACGTTCGAAGCGATCGCAAAGCTGCTCGGCGTGAACGAGCGGTCGTTGCGCCGTCAGCTTCGTCAGCAGGGCTTTTCCTTTCGGGGGCTGCACGATGAGCTGCGGACCCAGATCGCGCTGAAATATCTCCGCAACACGACGCTCGCCAATGAAGATATCGCATTGGCGCTCGGCTTCAGCGACGCGGCAAATTTCAGGCGCGCGTTCCACCGCTGGACCAACAAGGCCCCGAGCGATATCCGCGGCGAGTAG
- a CDS encoding lytic transglycosylase domain-containing protein, with the protein MRYRALIEKEAAGSGLAPEIAEAVMGVESGYNPDVIGGVGEIGLMQLLPSTARMLGFSGSLAELAIPENNIHFGVMYLAQAWRLAGGDLCTAVMKYRAGHGETRFSYLSVNYCVAVRARLFARGFRVTGTVPVATFGEPGRAGGGGSGGCGRKCLGGGRIGRVDLVALNTRLNALVIQARGGK; encoded by the coding sequence ATGCGCTATCGCGCGCTGATCGAGAAGGAGGCGGCGGGAAGTGGGCTCGCGCCCGAGATCGCCGAGGCGGTGATGGGTGTGGAGAGCGGCTACAATCCCGACGTGATCGGCGGCGTCGGCGAAATCGGACTGATGCAGCTCCTGCCGTCGACCGCGCGCATGCTCGGCTTCTCCGGTTCGCTTGCCGAACTCGCGATTCCCGAAAACAATATTCACTTCGGTGTCATGTATCTTGCGCAGGCGTGGCGCCTTGCCGGCGGCGACCTGTGCACCGCGGTCATGAAGTACCGCGCAGGCCATGGCGAGACCCGCTTCTCATATCTGTCGGTGAATTATTGCGTGGCGGTGCGCGCCCGGCTATTTGCGCGCGGCTTCCGGGTGACGGGAACCGTGCCGGTCGCGACCTTCGGCGAACCGGGGCGCGCCGGGGGTGGTGGTAGCGGCGGATGCGGCCGCAAATGCCTCGGCGGCGGACGCATCGGCCGCGTCGATCTCGTCGCGCTCAACACACGGCTCAACGCGCTTGTGATCCAGGCCCGGGGAGGGAAATAG
- a CDS encoding YbjN domain-containing protein — protein sequence MSEIITRLTIDGLRDSFQSVGYRVETLTDPVANTTYLRSATAGLGFEIRPGNQLVGDEQDFVDATLVTTLQVQGELPLDLVNRWNTTRRFGRLQFSQPFLMFCLDLSVAGGVAPNFVRAQIEVWDRLVQELIAYLREELPKIVARNGAAAAPQPAAPAQQPSHERAAEAGTTPTIQ from the coding sequence ATGTCCGAGATCATCACCAGGCTCACCATCGACGGATTGCGCGACAGCTTCCAGAGTGTCGGCTATCGCGTCGAAACGCTGACCGATCCGGTCGCCAACACGACCTATCTGCGCTCGGCGACGGCGGGGCTCGGCTTCGAGATCCGGCCGGGAAACCAGCTGGTCGGCGACGAGCAGGATTTCGTCGACGCCACGCTGGTCACCACGCTTCAGGTGCAGGGCGAGCTGCCGCTCGACCTCGTTAATCGCTGGAACACGACGCGGCGGTTCGGGCGGCTGCAGTTCAGCCAGCCGTTCCTGATGTTCTGCCTCGATCTCTCGGTGGCCGGCGGCGTTGCGCCGAACTTCGTGCGGGCCCAGATCGAGGTCTGGGACCGGCTGGTTCAGGAGCTGATCGCCTATCTGCGCGAGGAGCTGCCGAAGATCGTCGCGCGGAATGGCGCCGCGGCTGCGCCGCAGCCCGCTGCACCGGCCCAGCAGCCGTCGCATGAGCGCGCCGCGGAAGCGGGGACAACTCCCACGATCCAGTAG
- a CDS encoding peptidylprolyl isomerase codes for MTTALIAKPLRSIGLAAGMTAALATFVAPIDASAQAPAQAQAPAPRTVQAPVRKPAPQPATQAQAAATPAPAPVAAAPKPVTAPENVIARVGDTNISADDLRSYVAALAPREQAALAKDPAMLSQAVRLLLANRLVLQEAVAKKWDQQPAVAAQLERAREGAVVELYLQSVSTPPANFPSEDDLQKVYEANRAAFLMPRQFQLAQIFIAAPKEGDKAAEDKAKQELDDVQRKLKAPGADFAAIARGDNNAAKDAGDLGWVAESQIRPEIRNQVMGLAKNSMSEPIKLDDGWHIIKLIDTKASYTRTLPEVRDQLVLQIRSERSNMMRRAYLAELLKQHPPVLNELALSSLLDASKK; via the coding sequence ATGACGACCGCCCTCATCGCAAAGCCGCTCCGGTCGATCGGTCTCGCCGCCGGAATGACCGCTGCCTTGGCAACTTTCGTTGCACCGATCGATGCGTCGGCACAAGCGCCCGCCCAGGCGCAGGCTCCCGCGCCGCGGACGGTGCAGGCTCCGGTCAGGAAGCCGGCGCCGCAGCCCGCGACGCAGGCGCAAGCCGCCGCCACGCCGGCGCCGGCTCCCGTCGCAGCCGCGCCGAAGCCCGTCACCGCGCCCGAGAACGTCATCGCGCGCGTCGGCGACACCAACATCTCGGCCGATGATCTCCGCAGCTATGTCGCAGCCCTCGCGCCGCGCGAGCAGGCCGCGCTGGCCAAGGATCCGGCCATGCTCAGCCAGGCGGTCCGCCTGTTGCTCGCCAACCGCCTCGTGCTGCAGGAGGCGGTGGCGAAGAAGTGGGATCAGCAACCCGCCGTCGCCGCGCAGCTCGAGCGGGCGCGCGAGGGCGCGGTGGTCGAGCTCTATCTGCAATCGGTGTCGACGCCGCCGGCGAACTTTCCGAGCGAAGACGATTTGCAGAAGGTCTATGAGGCCAATCGCGCCGCATTCCTGATGCCGCGGCAATTCCAGCTTGCGCAAATCTTCATCGCCGCTCCGAAGGAGGGCGACAAGGCCGCCGAGGACAAGGCGAAGCAGGAGCTCGACGACGTGCAGCGCAAGCTGAAGGCGCCGGGAGCCGATTTCGCGGCGATCGCGCGCGGCGACAACAACGCCGCCAAGGATGCCGGCGACCTCGGCTGGGTCGCCGAGAGCCAGATCCGCCCGGAGATCCGCAACCAGGTGATGGGGCTCGCCAAGAACAGCATGTCCGAGCCGATCAAGCTCGACGACGGCTGGCACATCATCAAGCTGATCGACACCAAGGCGTCCTATACGCGCACCTTGCCGGAAGTGCGCGACCAGCTGGTGCTGCAGATCCGCTCCGAGCGGTCGAACATGATGCGGCGGGCCTATCTTGCCGAGCTGCTGAAGCAGCATCCGCCCGTCCTCAACGAACTTGCACTGTCGAGCCTGCTCGACGCGTCGAAGAAGTAA
- a CDS encoding putative porin has product MFKKRAHAEWRALPLAVSLSALACATPAVGQTADQAAEQGPAAAAKRTDAKKPKVSSAKPTSSNATVNLVNLLVQQGVLKEEQAQALIKQAEDEAYVSRQAAKDATTKADDATKAATAAAAAAQPPGTRHVTYVPEVVKRQLREEIKQEVMAKAQKENWASPGTYPEWAQRIRFYGDARVRYQGNYFPTGNDQAGAINFNAINTGSPYDLSSISNPYSAPTYDALQDRNQFRFRGRLGMEADLLYGFTAGLRIASGENNSPVSTNQTLGSSGGNFSKYGVWLDRGYINWQTWGDDLRISAGRFDNPFWSPTDLVWYRELGFDGFAVQAKHEVWEGFTPFAVAGAFPIYNTDFNAGINLTTPPTKFASHNKWLFGGQVGFNARFSPEYAFRFGVAYYDFDNVQGQLSSPCIVEVASDVCDTDLTRPSFAQKGNSYFALRNIIPDPPGTGNNGGTSFKYQYFGLVSQYRPVVVSGQLDLGHFHPTHIVLDGEYVNNTAFSRSLMNAAAVNNRGPSPDGGTTPGAFNGGNQGWLGRVTVGDREIKHLWDWNVHAGYKYLESDATIDAFADSDFGLGGTNLKGYFVGGNIGLGDNVWATLRWMSANSIAGNPYAVDVLQVDLNAKF; this is encoded by the coding sequence ATGTTTAAGAAACGAGCTCACGCAGAATGGCGCGCGTTGCCGCTTGCGGTGTCGCTGAGCGCGCTGGCCTGCGCAACGCCGGCCGTGGGCCAGACCGCGGACCAGGCCGCCGAGCAAGGTCCCGCCGCCGCGGCGAAGCGGACCGATGCCAAGAAGCCGAAGGTGTCGAGCGCCAAGCCGACATCGTCGAATGCCACCGTCAACCTCGTCAATCTTCTGGTGCAGCAGGGTGTCCTCAAGGAGGAGCAGGCCCAGGCGCTGATCAAGCAGGCCGAGGACGAGGCCTATGTCTCCCGCCAGGCCGCCAAGGACGCCACGACCAAGGCCGACGACGCCACCAAGGCGGCAACCGCCGCCGCTGCGGCGGCGCAGCCGCCCGGCACGCGGCACGTCACCTACGTTCCCGAAGTCGTCAAAAGACAGTTACGGGAAGAGATTAAGCAGGAGGTGATGGCCAAGGCGCAGAAAGAAAACTGGGCGTCGCCCGGAACCTACCCGGAATGGGCGCAGCGCATCCGCTTCTACGGCGATGCGCGCGTGCGCTATCAGGGCAACTATTTCCCGACCGGCAACGACCAGGCCGGCGCCATCAATTTCAACGCCATCAATACCGGTTCGCCCTACGACCTTTCGTCCATCTCGAACCCTTATTCCGCGCCGACTTATGATGCCCTGCAGGACCGCAACCAGTTCCGGTTCCGCGGCCGCCTCGGCATGGAAGCGGACTTGCTATACGGGTTCACGGCCGGCCTGCGCATTGCGTCTGGCGAGAACAACTCGCCGGTGTCGACCAACCAGACGCTTGGTAGCAGCGGGGGCAACTTCTCGAAATATGGCGTCTGGCTGGATCGCGGTTACATCAACTGGCAGACCTGGGGCGACGACCTGAGAATCTCCGCGGGCCGTTTCGACAATCCGTTCTGGTCGCCGACCGATCTGGTCTGGTACCGCGAACTTGGATTCGACGGCTTTGCCGTTCAGGCCAAGCACGAGGTGTGGGAAGGCTTCACGCCATTCGCGGTGGCCGGCGCATTCCCGATCTACAACACCGATTTCAACGCCGGAATCAACCTGACGACGCCGCCAACCAAGTTCGCGAGCCACAACAAGTGGCTGTTCGGAGGCCAGGTCGGTTTCAATGCGCGCTTCAGTCCGGAATATGCGTTCCGGTTCGGCGTCGCCTACTACGACTTCGACAATGTGCAGGGCCAGCTCTCCAGTCCCTGCATCGTCGAGGTTGCATCCGACGTTTGCGATACCGATCTGACCCGGCCGTCCTTTGCGCAGAAGGGAAACAGCTATTTCGCGCTGCGTAACATCATCCCCGATCCCCCTGGCACGGGCAACAATGGCGGCACCAGCTTCAAGTACCAGTATTTCGGACTGGTCAGCCAGTATCGCCCGGTGGTGGTCAGCGGACAGCTCGATCTCGGACACTTCCATCCGACCCACATCGTTCTCGATGGCGAATACGTCAACAACACCGCGTTCAGCCGTTCCCTCATGAACGCCGCGGCGGTGAACAACCGCGGGCCGAGCCCGGATGGCGGCACCACGCCCGGCGCGTTCAACGGCGGCAATCAGGGCTGGCTCGGCCGTGTCACCGTCGGCGACAGGGAGATCAAGCATCTCTGGGATTGGAACGTCCACGCCGGCTACAAATACCTGGAATCGGATGCCACCATCGATGCATTCGCAGACTCCGACTTCGGTCTCGGCGGCACCAACCTCAAAGGCTATTTCGTCGGCGGCAACATCGGTCTCGGCGACAATGTCTGGGCGACCTTGCGCTGGATGAGCGCCAACAGCATCGCCGGCAATCCCTATGCCGTCGACGTCCTGCAAGTCGACCTCAACGCGAAGTTCTGA